TTACATAAGTCTACTACAGTTAAATAAAGTAATTGATTTAGTCTTAAATGTTTGTGTTGagtgaaataaaatagatgaatccCTTCTCTCACCATAATTTTATTGGATCCTAATGATTATGAATCAAATGTCTGAACTTGaatcaatctattttttaaaattatattttaaaaaagaatttaggtTAGCAATCTAAAGGTAAATTAGACAAATGTCAATGTACAGCATACATTTGATCTTATAAACTGTCAAGTAGTATAAGTTTTAAAGGATTCTTTGTGGCATTAATTGCCAATGTAATATGGCACAGTTTGCAGCTACTACTGGTATGGATCCAAACTTGAACATTTGAGCTCTCAAAAGCACCCTTGTAAAAGCAGAACTTTTCCACTCTGAAAAGGTTTGAGTGGAAAATTACTGTAACCTAGATTTGGGCATTTATAATGAAGTAACTGAAATCACATTTCCACTTATGTAACCAAGATAACAAAAAATGTATTGTGATTTTCAATACTTCAGTCACATTCcagataaaatttttattctcaaaaatatttttaaaaaaataaatctggaataTCACTTATGTTTCAGTGTCAAAATAGCATTAATTTTATTATGACTATTATTTATGTAGGTGGCTTAAGTCCTACCACACCTACAATTGCCCCACCATCACCTGCTGTtccaccaccaccattaccaccaccaccaccgccGCCGCCACCTCCTCTTCCTTCGTCAGGATTACACCAAAGTGTATCTGCTGTTGATCTgattaaagagagaagagagaagaaaacaagtgCTGGAAAGATATTGGTAGAAAATAGCCCAAAGAAACCTGAAGTGCCAAATATGCTAGAAATCCTAAAAGACATGAACAATGTAAAACTTCGGTCTGTAAAAAGGtgaaatatgttttatgtatatattttctctcttcctttctccctaacACCTACATTTATGTATAGTTACAGACTGTGAAAATTTCTTTTGATCACACAAAATGCCTAACTATTGTTCAGTTTATAATAATTTCTTTACAGTATTTAAATTCTTGAATAAAGTTCTGTCCAGTGAAAGAGCCCTAACTGTTAGCCCTCTTAAGAGACTAGGAAGAAATTCTTCAAGTcagttttgttcttttaatttttaaaacaatatttttttcacatatttaaaagtACACTGTTCTGGAAGACATATTTATTCATCACAGAGCGTTAAATCAAGAgtgcacccccccaaaaaaaattgactttgaaAAATACAGCTCTTTTACCATTCCTAGACTTCACTTTCTCAATGTTGTAGGTAAATATCCTTAGATAGCATGTGACATATCGGATACAGTGTTCACTATAGTCATAACATGTGTATTTATAACACATTAAaatctaacctttttttttttttaacctctttaagATCAGAGCAAGACGTAAAATCCAAACCCGTGGACCCTGCTGACCCTGCAAGCCTTATTGcagaagctttaaaaaagaaatttgcctATCGGTACCGAAGTGACACTGAAACTGAAAAATCCATTCCAAAATCTGAATCAAAGACCACCTCAGAAACAATGTTggtcagtattttttcctttctagtcaTAATGCATACATGGGGGAAATGAGGGTGGGGCGTGTATTTAAACGTAATGTTGATTAAATGCCTATCATCTTTTAAGTATTGTCTAACGTGTCCTTCCTATTTATTCTAATAAATCTTGATATTTGAGCTTTCCAGTATCTGGAAATTCAGATGGGATCACAGAGATACAATATTACCACCTTACTTTTGCATTGCATTTTATAGTTTTCAAATGacaaacattttcttatttggtATGTATGCAAATTCATAGGCAGCATTGTATCATATGTTTTTACAGATACTAATGCCATAAgagtggagaggaagaagaaatcattTGGCTGGAATGATTGGCAATGGTTTTGTGAAGATGAATTAGGGCTTGAAGGGTAGccaaaattggaaattatttaagtGTAACATAAGTAATAGTTTTTTTCCAGGAGTTGATTACCTTGATTAATAATGGTTGTCAGGTTATGCACGTTTGTGTTTGCAATGCTAACTTCTTAAATTaagattttaatattattaaattatttgaacTTTCATTCCAGAAATATTTGTCAGTAATCATGCAAAATATGTCATAGGAGGTTATTGCTGTTATTGAACCAAATGCCTTTAATAATTccttctgtctgtttcttttttcagtttgggCCACACATGCTGAAGTCTACAGGAAAAATGAAGTCTTTAAttgaaaatgtttcacattccTAAGTAGACACTAAGTAGAAGGAAAAGACTATTTTGTTGAACTGTTGTTTAGTTAGGGTTAAGTAAGACTGGTAGAAATCAACATTATTTAGCAAATCCTTGACTTTTATGTTCAGTGGCTGCTTGTGAAACCAAAAAGTAAATTAAACCATGATAAAAacacttatttttttgtttctgaaaGATGGTCTGTTCTGAAGCCACTGATAGAATATGTGGATTCTGACAAGTTTTAATGTATCCAAGTTGCTTGGATTTAAATtgtccattctttaaaaaaatatatatatgtttagattTCAGAACATTTGTGGATATTACTCTGAGGTTTTTAATTCCTAAACACTataatttatctgtaaaatgttttatttgcatgtatttgacaGATTTAAAACAGTTTGTGATGATGGCAATGAAGTACTGTTAAGTTATCttcattcatattaaatattaattttgtctACAATGATGGAACAGCTGGTATAACATAAGTTGTTGCAGTGAAACATTTAATTTGAGATTTGAATCTTCTTGCCTGTAACAGAACTCAAGATTTACTTTAAAactctaatttctttctcataCTTATTGGAAGTTAGAGGtcagaaagttgcaagaagacaacttaatgtagaaatatgtgtcAAAATGCTCATTTTGAAGTTGAAGTGGATGACCTTGAATGCTTTTTTTCATCTCAGTGCCAGTCAGtaccaagtgaaaaaaaaatgcaggagaaagaaaggaatcaaGTTAGCTTTTGACTTAGAATCCTTTTGTTTGTAAAGACCAAATGTATcattgtgtttttccccttttggtggCTCGTTGTTCAGTACATAATTCTGAAATGTCAGCATAATTGGAGGATTTCAGAAAGTGTAATAGTTCTTTAAAACATGATGTTTGAGTGtttcagaaagtgtttgattGTTAGTGAACTTAGTAATAGGGAAAGGAGTTGTTGAGTCTAGCAGTAAGAGGAAGTAACTTTCTATTAAATTGGTATATATCTGGTCACTGTATTGTTTCCTAGAACCGTGTCAAAAAACCCAGAAATTCCAGGTATTAAATATTAAACACTTTCTGTTGTTTTAAGATACGTTTCCTATTTTTACAGCCCTTGTGACATCTTTTGTAATACCAACAGTACTGTGTCTCCACTTGACAAACAAAGCTTGAGTCAATGCTTGAAAAATCTTcaaccatgattttttttttttactcattgaatttaaaattctaaTCTCCTAGGGAAAATCCTACACTTCTTTGAGAGGAGTAGGGAGAGTTTTCACTTTTAAGTTATTTACAAATCTGTGCAATGGTCTCTTAAATATTAAagttttgttgaagtatatgctATGGTCTTCAAGGGTTTATTGATTATTCAGCTTTAATTTTGAATTGTGACTACTTATTTTAACATGCATTTTAAAGTTGTGtctgttttacatattttaaaagactacCTACccttaaaaaatttcaaaacaactACTTTCATAAATATTTTGGCCTTCTGAGAAGTATATATTTGTACTGGTATTGAACTTATGCCTGGGCACAgatttaaaagactattttaaaataaagcaaactGTTGTTTCTCCTGGATTATGTGGATTTATATCATTCTCAGTAGACAAGAGTCCTTTACTTCCATTACAAATGTGACTTCACTAGCATCCTTTGTCCTTGTCTTCACTATTTTAAGAAGACATGTGTTCCCTAAAATAAGCTACCAGCAGAAGGGACTGTACTTAAATTTTAAATCTTATCCAGTTTTAACTTTCTTAAGAAATCATTCCATAGAaattctcacacacacaaacacatttaaGTAGACACTTTCTTGAAACTCCAGCTTAGTTCTTTGCCCTtctttgttttccagtttttcaagtctagtttgatttttttaaaaacccttttcCCCAACCGACAGCTTAATGGCAGCAcaattttaaagttggaagagaacaTTAGAGATGATACAGCTAACCACctctgtgagtttttttttttttttttttttttgggaggggggggtTGGTCTCAGGACCTTACactcattaaaattatttaaggtTCCCCCCAAGAGCTtatgtttatgtgggttatatctgTTCTTACTATGTTAGAAATTACaatgttttaatattattgtgaaaatagttttgacctttcAGATCCTTAAAAAGATCCAGGGTTCCCTCTGTGAGCCACTGACTTAGACAAATAATTCAAGATGGGAAAGTGAGGAAGGAGGATCTAAGGCATAGGATAAGCATCCATGCTTCTGAAGACATATTTGACCAGTAATGCAAAGGCAACTGCATAGTTAAGTTGTGGACCCCACTGATGTTTCCTGCATGTCTTTGTGCTTTTTGTGTTGCAATCATGGAGCTCTGTAGTTGTGTGGAAAAAGGACTTATCCCTAGCCTTTTCATGCCAAGTTTTCATATATCCCAGAACATGGGCAAGTAATGCATAATGCATATAGAGTTAGTCAAGTAGGAAGACCAGATACCTGGCCTGGCATTGGTTGGTACAACAATAGAATGCAATGAAATGAATATACATTTGCCAAACCTCGTTTCCAAAGGATGGTTTTGTTCTGACCCATTTTGGTCATCTAGTGCGGTGCCTGGAGGTTTGTTCCTCCCCCCAGCCCTGCCTGACAACAGAAGTTGCTATTGTGGCTATTCTCTGTGCTAATAACTTAAGAACTTTAGGAAGATGTTTCTAGAACCTTaagggggagaaaagagggtCCAGCATTTTAACTGAGCCATTTGAAACAACCATTGGTTTGGTTCTACAGACTCAATATGACTCCCTCCATTCTCCCTCCAATGCACCCCTAGCACATAGCACTCATGGATAGTGCAGAGAACTTGGACTTTTGCATGAGAAGGAGCAAGGTTCAACTTCTGGCTCTCACCTGAATCCAGTCTTTTGTTAGTCCCTTCCACTGTGGTCTACTCTGTAGGATGCCTGTTCtgtttttgaaagaaattaaatatattctataacattaaaagtttaaaaaaaaaaaaaaaaaaaaaaaggctggccACAACATGCCACTTGACAGATGTTGCTAATAAGTGATAAACTGGAGTGAGTATTTTGACACATTAAGTTCAAAATCTGTTCACTTGCCAAAAGTTTAATTCGAATAAAAGTTGGCATCACAATACGGTGTTCTGCATTTCTGTATGTACACACAGACGTGAGCAGGTGTTGGGCGGGGGAAAGCCTTAAGTCTTGTAAGacataattttat
This sequence is a window from Sminthopsis crassicaudata isolate SCR6 chromosome 1, ASM4859323v1, whole genome shotgun sequence. Protein-coding genes within it:
- the MTFR1 gene encoding mitochondrial fission regulator 1 isoform X3, with translation MFKVLWSGKPYGSSRSIVRKIGTNLSLIQCPRVQFQLTSHLTEWSPNQHQGDAVASFADVGWVAREEREVSTRLRLVLKAAKKTEIGSKQAPPDEFHFFEKPPNRYLSLPNLAPEDPEPKVTALANDEALQKISALEHELATLRAQIAKIVTLQEQQSLTSGGLSPTTPTIAPPSPAVPPPPLPPPPPPPPPPLPSSGLHQSVSAVDLIKERREKKTSAGKILVENSPKKPEVPNMLEILKDMNNVKLRSVKRSEQDVKSKPVDPADPASLIAEALKKKFAYRYRSDTETEKSIPKSESKTTSETMLFGPHMLKSTGKMKSLIENVSHS
- the MTFR1 gene encoding mitochondrial fission regulator 1 isoform X4, with protein sequence MFKVLWSGKPYGSSRSIVRKIGTNLSLIQCPRVQFQLTSHLTEWSPNQHQGDAVASFADVGWVAREEREVSTRLRTEIGSKQAPPDEFHFFEKPPNRYLSLPNLAPEDPEPKVTALANDEALQKISALEHELATLRAQIAKIVTLQEQQSLTSGGLSPTTPTIAPPSPAVPPPPLPPPPPPPPPPLPSSGLHQSVSAVDLIKERREKKTSAGKILVENSPKKPEVPNMLEILKDMNNVKLRSVKRSEQDVKSKPVDPADPASLIAEALKKKFAYRYRSDTETEKSIPKSESKTTSETMLFGPHMLKSTGKMKSLIENVSHS